The proteins below are encoded in one region of Ferruginibacter lapsinanis:
- a CDS encoding type IX secretion system plug protein, which produces MKHLQSLFIKFIFFLWLLGNQVISSAQTNAGNTYLPNIKTVRLHTYGDQLSMPIYKLNSDDRLELHFDDLDGDVKSYYYTYQLCDYDWQPVNLSPFDYIKGFTQQRISNYRYSSIAFTRYTHYQVILPEANSVPTKSGNYLLKVFLNGDTTNLAFTRRLLVLDSRSTVSAQMMQPFTPQNFNTHQRIKFAVNINGLNAFNPNQQIKVVVLQNYRWDNAQFNAFPTFIRGNTLEYNTENNFVFPGGKEWRWLDLRSLRLLSERIDSADKKKNSTDIFVKTDADRSNQRYVYYQDFNGLYQVTTYESVNPYWQGDYATVHFSFAPPNLAEYKNKELCLIGQLTENAFPQNNKMIYNPDKGLYESSLFLKQGYYSYGYMLKDKTNPALDTELDGNYWETENYYTILVYYKSFTDRSDQLIGVGKINTRTDRPGFSF; this is translated from the coding sequence ATGAAACACTTGCAATCTCTGTTTATAAAATTTATTTTCTTCTTATGGTTACTGGGCAACCAGGTAATCAGTTCGGCTCAAACAAACGCCGGAAATACCTATCTGCCCAATATTAAAACCGTTCGTTTACATACGTATGGCGATCAGTTGAGTATGCCTATCTATAAATTGAACAGTGACGACCGACTTGAATTACATTTTGATGATCTTGACGGGGATGTGAAAAGTTACTATTATACCTATCAGTTGTGTGATTACGATTGGCAACCTGTAAATCTCAGCCCGTTTGATTATATTAAAGGATTTACTCAACAAAGGATCAGCAATTACCGATACTCATCCATTGCATTTACCCGTTACACACATTACCAGGTTATTTTGCCCGAAGCTAATTCTGTACCTACAAAAAGCGGTAATTATTTACTAAAGGTGTTTCTAAACGGAGATACTACTAATCTGGCTTTTACCAGGCGACTTCTGGTACTTGACTCAAGAAGTACAGTGAGTGCACAAATGATGCAGCCCTTTACACCACAAAATTTCAATACACATCAGCGAATAAAATTTGCAGTCAATATAAACGGACTAAATGCATTTAATCCTAATCAGCAGATAAAAGTAGTGGTATTGCAAAATTATCGTTGGGATAATGCTCAATTCAATGCTTTTCCAACATTTATCAGAGGCAATACTTTAGAATATAACACTGAAAACAATTTTGTTTTTCCCGGCGGAAAAGAATGGCGCTGGCTCGATCTGAGAAGCCTGCGTTTATTAAGTGAAAGAATTGACAGTGCAGATAAGAAGAAGAACAGCACAGATATTTTTGTTAAGACCGATGCCGACAGAAGCAATCAACGTTATGTCTATTATCAGGATTTTAATGGGCTTTACCAGGTTACGACTTATGAAAGTGTTAATCCTTATTGGCAGGGAGATTATGCCACAGTACATTTTAGTTTTGCTCCGCCGAATTTAGCGGAATATAAAAACAAAGAACTATGCCTGATCGGGCAACTGACAGAAAACGCATTTCCTCAAAATAACAAAATGATCTATAACCCCGATAAAGGATTGTATGAAAGCAGTTTGTTTTTAAAACAGGGATATTACAGTTACGGATACATGTTAAAAGACAAGACCAATCCGGCGCTTGATACCGAATTGGATGGCAATTATTGGGAAACTGAAAATTATTATACGATCCTGGTTTATTATAAATCATTTACCGACAGAAGTGATCAGTTGATTGGCGTTGGTAAAATAAATACAAGAACAGACAGACCTGGGTTTAGCTTTTAA
- the fsa gene encoding fructose-6-phosphate aldolase, whose translation MKFFIDTANLAQIKEANDLGILDGVTTNPSLMAKEGIKGEEAVMNHYKTICEMVDGDISAEVISTDFDGIIAEGKKLAAIHPNIIVKVPMIKDGIKAIKWFTENGIKTNCTLIFSAGQAILAAKAGATYVSPFIGRIDDSGWDGMDLIHQLRQIFSMQGYKTEILAASIRNPNHIIKCAEAGADVCTCPLPSILGLLKHPLTDIGLAQFLEDAKKFA comes from the coding sequence ATGAAATTTTTTATAGACACAGCCAACCTGGCACAAATTAAAGAAGCAAACGATTTAGGAATATTAGATGGTGTTACCACTAATCCATCTCTAATGGCCAAAGAAGGCATTAAAGGAGAAGAAGCAGTTATGAACCATTACAAAACCATTTGTGAAATGGTAGATGGTGATATCAGTGCTGAAGTTATTTCAACTGATTTTGATGGCATTATTGCAGAAGGGAAAAAATTAGCTGCAATTCATCCAAATATTATTGTAAAAGTGCCAATGATCAAAGATGGCATCAAAGCGATCAAATGGTTTACTGAAAACGGCATTAAAACAAACTGTACTTTGATTTTCTCTGCAGGACAAGCAATACTTGCTGCAAAAGCAGGTGCTACATATGTTTCTCCATTCATCGGAAGAATTGATGATAGTGGTTGGGACGGAATGGATCTGATCCATCAGTTACGTCAGATATTTTCTATGCAGGGATACAAAACAGAAATATTAGCGGCATCAATACGTAATCCAAATCATATTATTAAATGTGCTGAAGCCGGTGCCGATGTTTGCACTTGTCCGTTACCTTCAATCTTAGGTTTATTGAAACATCCTTTGACAGATATAGGATTAGCGCAATTTTTGGAAGACGCTAAAAAGTTTGCTTAA
- a CDS encoding energy transducer TonB produces MSKYILGALFLLFSNIITAQEIVLQTDSTGVFMHPTPVVDTQSLDNIVFTKVEKDAEFPGGASAWAKYLQRNLNALVPIKNGAPKGSYLVVIRFIVDMDGSVSTINADVSPGYGTAEEVIRIIKEGPKWTPARQNGRIVRAYRKQPVTFVVQ; encoded by the coding sequence ATGAGTAAATACATTTTAGGGGCTCTTTTTTTATTGTTTTCAAATATTATAACTGCACAGGAAATTGTTCTTCAGACTGATTCTACAGGTGTTTTTATGCACCCCACACCTGTAGTTGATACCCAAAGTCTAGACAATATAGTTTTTACCAAAGTAGAGAAAGATGCAGAATTTCCAGGAGGAGCATCAGCGTGGGCCAAATATCTTCAACGAAATTTAAATGCTTTGGTTCCAATAAAAAATGGAGCACCAAAGGGTTCATATCTAGTTGTTATAAGATTTATTGTAGATATGGATGGTTCTGTAAGTACAATAAATGCCGATGTATCTCCAGGGTATGGAACTGCGGAGGAAGTAATACGTATTATTAAAGAAGGACCTAAATGGACTCCTGCCAGACAAAATGGAAGAATAGTAAGAGCTTATCGAAAACAGCCTGTAACTTTTGTAGTTCAATAA
- a CDS encoding NAD(P)-dependent oxidoreductase, with the protein MKIIIFGATGMVGSRLVKQALHMGHQVRAFGRNVFTADLPENDNLELIQGALFDEKEVFTAIKGCDAVLSALGGAPNGLDVTRSLGMKNIVTQMQKAGVKRIVGLGGLGVLNAEDDTFLLDAPDYPAQYIPVGKEHLKAYEFLKASSLDWTFVCSPDIIDAEVTGTYVTNADYAPVPNAYKINVGDLALFMLTELEKNEYVKHRVGISN; encoded by the coding sequence ATGAAAATTATAATATTTGGAGCAACGGGAATGGTTGGTAGTCGATTGGTGAAACAGGCGTTGCATATGGGACATCAGGTAAGAGCGTTTGGAAGAAATGTGTTTACGGCTGATTTACCTGAAAATGACAACCTGGAGTTGATACAAGGTGCTTTATTTGATGAAAAAGAGGTGTTTACTGCCATAAAAGGATGTGATGCAGTGTTATCTGCATTAGGCGGAGCTCCCAATGGTTTGGATGTTACTCGTAGCCTTGGCATGAAAAATATTGTAACTCAAATGCAGAAAGCAGGTGTAAAACGTATTGTTGGTTTGGGGGGACTTGGAGTGCTGAATGCGGAAGATGATACCTTTCTGTTGGATGCCCCAGACTACCCTGCTCAATATATTCCTGTGGGAAAGGAACATTTAAAGGCTTATGAATTTTTAAAAGCTTCTTCACTGGATTGGACATTTGTTTGTTCTCCGGACATTATTGATGCGGAAGTTACCGGTACATATGTAACCAACGCTGATTATGCGCCTGTCCCTAATGCATATAAAATTAATGTGGGTGATCTTGCCTTGTTTATGTTGACCGAATTAGAAAAAAATGAATATGTAAAGCATCGGGTTGGTATCAGTAATTGA
- a CDS encoding GNAT family N-acetyltransferase, whose protein sequence is MLIQHKEEGHKGSFYVEENGNVLAEMTYSMTGDKLLIIEHTEVSDALRGKNVGYQLVHSAVEFARSNQLKILPLCPFAKSVFNKKKDEFGDVLRN, encoded by the coding sequence ATGCTGATACAACATAAGGAAGAAGGACATAAAGGTTCATTTTATGTAGAAGAAAACGGAAATGTACTTGCAGAAATGACCTACTCAATGACAGGAGACAAATTGCTGATCATTGAACACACAGAAGTTTCTGATGCTTTAAGAGGCAAAAATGTCGGCTATCAGTTGGTGCATTCGGCGGTTGAATTTGCCAGATCTAATCAGCTTAAGATATTACCATTGTGTCCATTTGCAAAATCAGTGTTTAATAAAAAAAAGGATGAGTTCGGCGATGTTCTACGTAACTAA
- a CDS encoding anthranilate synthase component I family protein, whose protein sequence is MKKIRIETTSKKLLADIYTPVGIYLRLRDRFRDTILLESTDFHAGENSYSYIGINAIAGIEISNTKIIEYKLPGEVPEKITIANPTDVPQHLWDFMQRFEVTEHAPKPINVAQGLFGYSTYDAVQFFDTINLSVEHKEQSTEIPLMRYRLYQYVIAINHFKDELFICENLIPGIESRIDEVESLIKSKDVPVFPFESIGEETSNLTDEQYLQIVKKGIASCYRGDVFQIVLSRKFEQKFRGDEFNVYRALRNINPSPYLFYFDYGDYKLIGSSPESQLIVENGKAIVHPIAGTFKRTGNDEQDKALAIELEADEKENAEHVMLVDLARNDLSRMCNEVEVTQYKKINYYSHVIHLVSEVKGTVQAETNPFKLLAVSFPAGTLSGAPKFKAMQLINEFEPTKRSYYGGAIGFMGFDGRCNHAIMIRTFLSKNNTLIRQAGAGIVAASKPESELQEVNNKLNALKQAIALAQTI, encoded by the coding sequence ATGAAAAAAATAAGAATAGAAACCACATCGAAAAAACTCTTAGCCGATATCTACACACCGGTAGGTATTTATTTACGATTGAGAGACAGATTCAGAGATACCATACTGTTGGAGAGTACCGATTTTCATGCAGGTGAAAACAGTTATTCTTACATAGGTATCAATGCTATTGCCGGTATTGAAATAAGCAATACAAAAATTATCGAATACAAATTACCAGGAGAAGTTCCTGAAAAAATTACCATCGCAAATCCAACGGATGTTCCACAACATTTATGGGATTTTATGCAACGATTTGAAGTAACTGAACATGCACCCAAACCAATAAATGTAGCCCAGGGTTTATTTGGTTACAGTACTTATGATGCGGTACAATTTTTCGATACGATAAATTTGAGTGTAGAACATAAAGAACAAAGTACAGAAATACCGTTGATGCGTTACAGATTGTATCAGTATGTAATTGCGATCAATCATTTTAAAGATGAATTATTTATTTGTGAAAATTTAATCCCGGGAATTGAGAGCAGAATTGATGAAGTAGAAAGCTTAATAAAAAGTAAAGATGTTCCGGTCTTCCCATTTGAAAGTATTGGAGAAGAAACCTCTAATCTTACTGATGAACAATATTTACAAATAGTAAAGAAAGGAATTGCAAGTTGTTACAGAGGTGATGTTTTCCAGATCGTACTCAGCAGAAAATTTGAACAGAAATTCAGAGGTGATGAATTCAATGTTTACAGGGCACTACGAAACATCAATCCAAGTCCATATTTATTTTATTTTGATTATGGTGATTATAAACTGATAGGTTCTTCTCCTGAAAGTCAGTTAATAGTGGAGAATGGAAAAGCGATCGTTCATCCAATTGCGGGTACGTTTAAAAGAACAGGCAACGATGAACAGGATAAAGCATTGGCTATTGAATTAGAAGCAGATGAAAAAGAGAATGCCGAACACGTGATGCTGGTAGATCTTGCAAGAAACGACCTAAGCAGAATGTGCAATGAAGTAGAAGTAACACAATACAAAAAGATCAATTACTACTCTCATGTTATTCATTTGGTGAGTGAAGTAAAAGGCACTGTACAGGCCGAAACAAATCCTTTTAAATTATTAGCAGTTAGTTTTCCTGCAGGTACACTAAGTGGTGCGCCTAAATTTAAGGCGATGCAATTGATCAATGAATTTGAACCAACAAAAAGAAGTTATTACGGAGGCGCTATAGGCTTTATGGGCTTTGACGGAAGATGTAATCACGCTATTATGATCCGTACATTTTTAAGTAAGAATAATACATTAATTCGCCAGGCGGGTGCAGGCATTGTTGCTGCCAGTAAACCCGAAAGCGAATTACAGGAAGTGAACAATAAATTGAACGCATTAAAACAAGCTATTGCATTAGCACAAACTATATAA
- a CDS encoding anthranilate synthase component II, producing MKILVFDNYDSFTYNLVHLVEKIMHEKVDVYRNDKIALEKVKEYDKIILSPGPGIPEEAGLLLPLIKEYASSKSILGVCLGHQAIGEAFGGTLENLSTVYHGVATNIKKTNVASKLFDGLENSFEVGRYHSWIVSNKNFPTELAITATDDNGYIMGLQHKTFDVQGVQFHPESVLTPDGEKILRNWLKQ from the coding sequence ATGAAGATATTGGTATTTGATAATTACGATTCATTCACCTACAACCTTGTTCATTTGGTTGAAAAGATCATGCATGAGAAAGTAGATGTTTACCGTAATGATAAGATCGCTTTAGAAAAAGTAAAAGAATATGATAAGATCATTTTATCACCCGGACCAGGCATACCTGAAGAAGCTGGCTTACTCTTGCCGCTGATCAAAGAATATGCTTCCAGCAAATCAATACTGGGTGTATGTCTCGGGCATCAGGCAATAGGCGAAGCATTTGGTGGCACGTTGGAGAATTTGAGTACGGTATATCATGGGGTTGCAACCAACATTAAAAAGACAAATGTCGCATCAAAATTGTTTGACGGATTAGAGAATAGTTTTGAAGTAGGTCGTTACCATAGCTGGATAGTCAGCAATAAAAATTTCCCGACTGAATTAGCAATCACAGCCACAGATGACAATGGTTACATCATGGGGCTACAACACAAAACTTTTGATGTACAAGGTGTACAATTTCATCCGGAAAGCGTATTAACACCCGACGGAGAAAAAATATTAAGGAACTGGTTGAAACAATAA
- the trpD gene encoding anthranilate phosphoribosyltransferase has protein sequence MKKILQHLFEYKSLTAAQAKEVLINISKGVYNESEIASFVTVYLMRSITIDELSGFRDALQELCVKIDLNGNDVIDIVGTGGDGKDTFNISTLSCFIVAGTGNKVAKHGNYGASSISGSSNVMEQLGYKFKNDADTLKREIETCNICFLHAPLFHPALKAVGPIRKNLGIRTFFNMLGPMVNPAFPKHQLVGVYNLEMARIYNYLLQQTANNFTIIHSLDGYDEISLTGDTKVITNEGEKILTAEFLGKRTVKPEDIHGGDSVEAAAKIFLNILKGEGTWSQNAVVLANSAMALQCTGKYSNYEECYQLAVNSLESGSALKVLQKLVG, from the coding sequence ATGAAAAAGATTCTACAACATTTATTCGAATATAAAAGCCTTACTGCTGCACAGGCTAAAGAAGTATTGATCAATATTTCTAAAGGAGTGTACAATGAAAGTGAGATCGCATCTTTTGTTACCGTATATCTTATGCGGAGCATCACCATTGATGAATTAAGTGGATTCAGAGATGCATTGCAGGAGTTGTGCGTAAAAATTGACCTTAACGGTAATGACGTAATTGATATAGTAGGTACGGGTGGTGATGGAAAAGATACTTTCAATATTTCTACCTTAAGTTGTTTTATTGTTGCCGGCACCGGTAACAAAGTGGCTAAACATGGTAATTACGGAGCATCATCTATCAGCGGAAGCAGCAACGTAATGGAACAGTTAGGCTATAAATTCAAAAACGATGCCGATACACTAAAAAGAGAAATTGAAACATGTAATATTTGTTTTTTACATGCACCTCTTTTTCACCCGGCATTAAAAGCTGTAGGGCCAATCAGAAAAAATTTAGGCATACGTACTTTTTTTAATATGCTCGGACCAATGGTTAATCCTGCTTTTCCAAAGCATCAATTAGTAGGTGTATACAACCTCGAAATGGCAAGGATCTATAATTATTTATTACAACAGACAGCTAATAATTTCACCATCATCCATAGCCTTGATGGCTATGATGAAATCTCTTTGACAGGAGATACCAAAGTGATCACCAATGAAGGAGAAAAAATATTGACTGCTGAATTTTTAGGCAAAAGAACTGTAAAACCTGAAGATATTCATGGAGGTGATTCTGTAGAAGCTGCCGCAAAAATATTTTTAAATATTTTGAAAGGAGAAGGCACATGGTCTCAAAATGCAGTGGTACTAGCTAACTCAGCCATGGCATTGCAATGTACTGGCAAGTATAGCAACTACGAAGAATGTTATCAATTAGCAGTTAATAGCTTGGAAAGTGGTAGTGCATTAAAAGTTTTACAAAAATTAGTAGGTTAA
- the trpC gene encoding indole-3-glycerol phosphate synthase TrpC produces the protein MTILDKIIEQKAIEVAERKLQTSAEELRNSPLYSRTCFSLKQFLLDETKTGIIAEFKRQSPSKGVINATADVVDVTKAYTENGASCLSVLTDEIFFGGTTNDLTKARINNIPILRKDFIIDEYQIIEAKSMGADVILLIAACLTPQRVKELAIFATSLGLEVLLEIHAEEELVHICDETAIVGVNNRDLKTFTVDINRSIALSKQIPADKIKVAESGIHNVETINIFKNAGFKGFLIGENFMKQPNPTIAFAEFVKQLKASA, from the coding sequence ATGACTATTTTAGATAAAATAATTGAACAAAAAGCAATTGAAGTAGCAGAAAGAAAATTGCAAACAAGTGCAGAGGAATTAAGAAATTCTCCACTGTATAGCCGTACTTGTTTTTCATTAAAACAATTTTTACTGGATGAAACGAAAACAGGCATCATTGCTGAGTTCAAACGTCAATCTCCATCAAAAGGAGTGATCAATGCAACTGCGGATGTGGTGGATGTTACAAAAGCGTATACAGAAAATGGTGCAAGCTGTTTATCTGTGCTTACAGATGAAATATTCTTCGGCGGAACCACTAATGACCTGACTAAAGCAAGGATCAATAATATTCCTATCTTAAGAAAAGATTTTATTATTGATGAATACCAGATCATCGAAGCAAAGTCAATGGGGGCTGATGTTATCTTATTGATAGCAGCTTGCTTAACACCACAAAGAGTGAAAGAATTAGCCATCTTTGCAACAAGTTTAGGCTTAGAAGTGTTACTTGAAATTCATGCTGAAGAAGAATTAGTACATATATGTGATGAAACTGCCATAGTGGGTGTAAATAACCGGGATCTGAAAACCTTTACGGTTGATATCAACCGGTCCATTGCTTTAAGCAAACAGATACCAGCGGATAAGATCAAAGTAGCAGAAAGCGGTATTCACAATGTAGAAACGATCAATATCTTTAAAAATGCCGGATTTAAGGGTTTTTTAATAGGTGAGAACTTTATGAAACAACCCAACCCAACGATTGCTTTTGCCGAATTTGTAAAACAATTAAAAGCATCAGCGTAA
- a CDS encoding phosphoribosylanthranilate isomerase — MRVKVCGITQGEQLVKLPEVGATFAGFIFYPRSPRYVLRHMTTNQIKKENNINKVGVFVNASTEEVLHMVDECRLHMVQLHGDETPKYCEKIADYISVVKAFRVSESDNIGYRIQEYMNVCDMFMFDTEGVGYGGTGKKFDWDKQLSGVQVGKPYFLSGGIEPSDAENLKTFAAKPEAKALFAIDINTKFEVMPGIKDMELIKNFTSQL; from the coding sequence ATGAGAGTAAAAGTTTGTGGTATTACACAAGGAGAGCAATTGGTAAAATTGCCGGAAGTTGGCGCTACCTTTGCCGGATTCATTTTTTATCCGAGATCGCCGAGGTATGTGCTACGCCACATGACCACAAATCAGATAAAAAAGGAAAACAATATTAATAAGGTGGGGGTTTTTGTAAATGCTTCTACAGAAGAAGTATTGCATATGGTGGATGAATGCAGATTACACATGGTACAATTACATGGAGATGAAACACCTAAATATTGCGAAAAAATTGCTGATTATATTTCAGTAGTAAAAGCTTTCAGAGTGAGTGAATCTGATAATATTGGCTACCGCATTCAAGAGTACATGAACGTTTGCGATATGTTTATGTTTGATACAGAAGGAGTGGGATATGGCGGTACCGGCAAAAAATTTGATTGGGACAAACAACTATCAGGAGTTCAGGTAGGCAAACCTTATTTTTTAAGCGGTGGTATTGAACCGTCTGATGCAGAAAATTTGAAAACATTTGCAGCGAAACCAGAAGCAAAAGCATTATTTGCAATTGATATCAATACTAAATTTGAAGTGATGCCCGGCATCAAGGATATGGAACTAATTAAAAATTTTACAAGTCAATTATAA
- a CDS encoding phosphoribosylanthranilate isomerase: protein MNIKVCGITQLKQLQQLDGLGIDFAGLIFVKDSPRYVGDKLNKSEIKNADFDLKTVGVFRNPEMIDVLDAIDEYGLNVVQLHGEETPEMCEDLSEEVEVIKAFSIGDGNVDIDELVADYDAVCDYYLFDTATKDGKSGGTGKQFDWKILSKAKIEKPFFLSGGISIDDIEKIKKFKHPDFLGVDVNSKLEKEPGVKDMGLVLQFKQGFKH from the coding sequence ATGAACATTAAAGTATGTGGTATTACACAATTGAAACAGTTACAACAGTTAGATGGATTAGGAATTGATTTTGCAGGATTGATCTTTGTAAAGGATTCTCCAAGATATGTAGGAGACAAACTAAATAAAAGTGAAATTAAAAATGCCGATTTTGACCTAAAGACAGTAGGGGTATTTCGTAATCCGGAAATGATAGACGTGTTGGATGCGATTGATGAATACGGTTTAAATGTAGTTCAATTGCACGGAGAAGAAACTCCGGAAATGTGTGAAGACCTCTCTGAAGAAGTAGAAGTGATCAAAGCATTCAGTATCGGCGATGGAAACGTAGATATTGATGAGTTGGTTGCTGATTATGATGCAGTATGCGATTATTATTTATTTGACACCGCTACTAAAGATGGCAAATCAGGCGGCACCGGCAAACAGTTTGATTGGAAAATTTTAAGCAAAGCGAAAATTGAAAAACCATTCTTTTTGAGTGGTGGTATTAGCATAGATGATATTGAAAAAATCAAAAAATTCAAACACCCTGATTTTTTAGGCGTTGATGTAAATAGCAAACTGGAAAAAGAACCTGGTGTAAAAGATATGGGACTGGTATTACAATTCAAGCAGGGATTTAAACATTGA
- a CDS encoding GNAT family N-acetyltransferase — protein sequence MIAIRLATENDLPQMLEIYNDIIINTTAVWDYNPHTMEMRQVWFNTKKEQGFPVFVAEENNKIVGFSTIGPFRTWAGYRFTVENSVYVAQDCRGRGVGKLLLPPLIDAAKKLQLHSIIAGIDADNVESIALHKKFGFTEAAHLKEVGYKFDRWLDLKLLELIV from the coding sequence ATGATTGCAATCAGACTAGCTACCGAAAATGATCTGCCACAGATGCTGGAAATTTATAATGATATCATTATAAACACTACAGCTGTATGGGATTACAATCCGCACACAATGGAAATGAGACAGGTCTGGTTCAATACAAAAAAAGAACAGGGGTTTCCGGTTTTTGTTGCAGAAGAGAATAATAAAATTGTTGGATTCAGTACGATAGGCCCTTTCAGAACATGGGCAGGGTATAGGTTTACGGTAGAAAATTCTGTGTATGTTGCCCAGGATTGCAGAGGTAGAGGTGTGGGGAAGTTATTATTACCTCCTTTGATCGATGCTGCAAAAAAATTGCAATTGCATAGCATTATAGCAGGTATAGATGCCGACAATGTAGAGAGCATTGCATTGCATAAAAAATTCGGGTTTACCGAAGCAGCACATTTAAAGGAAGTAGGCTATAAGTTTGACCGATGGCTAGATCTGAAATTATTAGAGTTGATTGTATAA
- the trpB gene encoding tryptophan synthase subunit beta translates to MQTEKSLEAPSGVWGVNEHGYYGDFGGAFIPEMLYPNVKELQENYLQIMYEPEFQKEFQQLLIDYVGRPTPLFLAERLSAKYGAKIYLKREDLCHTGAHKINNTIGQILLAIKLGKKRIIAETGAGQHGVATATVCALKGLECIVYMGEKDIERQAPNVARMKMLGATVVPAKSGSKTLKDATNEAIRDWINNPVDTHYIIGSVVGPHPYPDMVARFQSVISEETKKQLQEKTGNKNPDYVVACVGGGSNAAGAFYHFLDERSVKLVAVEAAGCGINSGMSAATTQLGTPGILHGSKSLLMQTEDGQVVEPHSISAGLDYPGIGPLHAHLYKSGRGIFMSATDKEALQAAFELSKLEGIIPALESAHALFALNNIKFKKEDVVVVCLSGRGDKDLSTYMKAMETA, encoded by the coding sequence ATGCAAACAGAAAAGAGCTTAGAAGCCCCTTCAGGGGTTTGGGGCGTAAATGAACATGGTTATTATGGAGATTTTGGAGGAGCATTTATCCCTGAAATGTTATATCCCAATGTTAAAGAATTGCAGGAGAATTATTTGCAAATAATGTATGAGCCTGAATTTCAAAAAGAGTTTCAACAATTGCTGATTGATTATGTTGGAAGGCCAACTCCTTTATTTTTAGCAGAAAGATTAAGTGCAAAATATGGTGCAAAAATTTATCTGAAAAGAGAAGATCTCTGCCATACCGGTGCACACAAAATAAACAACACCATCGGCCAGATTTTACTTGCCATCAAATTAGGCAAAAAAAGGATCATAGCCGAAACAGGCGCCGGGCAGCATGGCGTGGCTACTGCAACGGTTTGTGCATTGAAAGGATTGGAATGTATTGTCTACATGGGAGAAAAAGATATTGAGCGCCAGGCTCCAAATGTTGCCAGAATGAAGATGCTAGGCGCTACCGTTGTTCCTGCTAAAAGCGGTAGTAAAACATTGAAAGATGCCACCAATGAAGCGATAAGAGATTGGATCAATAATCCGGTAGATACACATTATATCATTGGCAGTGTGGTTGGTCCACATCCATACCCCGATATGGTTGCAAGATTCCAAAGTGTGATCAGTGAAGAAACAAAAAAACAATTACAGGAAAAGACCGGCAATAAAAATCCCGATTACGTAGTAGCGTGCGTTGGTGGAGGCAGCAATGCAGCAGGTGCATTTTATCACTTTTTAGATGAACGATCAGTAAAGCTGGTTGCAGTGGAAGCTGCAGGTTGTGGTATCAACAGCGGCATGAGTGCAGCAACAACACAACTGGGAACACCAGGTATTTTGCATGGCAGTAAAAGCTTACTCATGCAAACGGAAGATGGCCAGGTGGTAGAGCCACATAGCATTTCAGCAGGATTGGATTATCCCGGTATCGGCCCATTACATGCACATCTATATAAAAGTGGCAGGGGGATTTTTATGAGTGCAACAGATAAGGAAGCATTACAGGCCGCATTTGAGCTGAGTAAACTGGAAGGCATCATCCCTGCATTAGAGAGTGCACATGCACTTTTTGCATTAAATAATATTAAATTTAAAAAAGAGGATGTGGTAGTAGTTTGTTTAAGCGGAAGAGGTGATAAGGATCTATCTACTTACATGAAGGCAATGGAAACAGCATAA